The Macadamia integrifolia cultivar HAES 741 chromosome 4, SCU_Mint_v3, whole genome shotgun sequence genome contains the following window.
GGATAGGTTGATAATTTTGTGTGCTCTTATGTCAGGGTGCAAAAACCACAtgattagagattttttttttctctttcataaaatataattaatgaaAAAGAATGCATGCAGATGCCATTGAAAGCACACATAGGATATCAACattgatgtaattttttatttcatgaggAACAAGCCGATAATTTTGTGTGCTTTTTTTGAGAGCTCTGGAGccaattctttttctcttccacaaaatatagggaaaagaatgctaccaCTTCGTGTCTTTACGAGGGGAAcccattaatttattattacgGGTTAATGCTTAACCATGATATTGATATGAATCTGTTGAGCTCAAGTCAAGAGTCTTTTTCGAATTCGAGAGAAGCTTCCAGGCCAAATCAAGCATATCTAATAGTTGAAATCCGAATTTGAATTCGCATTTGCATTTGTTTAGGGGTATCTGTATTCTGTTAAAGGTATCttaaataaaatccaaaaaatagttaTCCAATCccattaaataatcaattaataattttgactgttcttaaaatttaaataggttctagagaatgagtaaaatagttaaaaacaacttagaaagatggattaagagcaaattatatatattcatagggggaggggaggaatgTCTGGATTACACAAGTCAGAGTATACAAATAGCTACAAATCCGAATTCAATCCGCATCATTATAGTTTAAGGGTATTCAAATCCGATTAGAAAGTATCTAGATGCAAACACATCCAATTTAAATTCGATCCATAATCCGCTAACATCCCTACTCTCTCATTCAACCTGGAGGAGGTTCAGATTAAGTGAGGGCTTTTCTCGAACAGTTGGCTTGATGGCATAGAACATCTCAAGTGTCCTTTCGGGCagagaagatttggaaaaaTGGGCCGAAAGTTTTAAGGAACAGACCCTCATGGAATTTACAGGTTTCGAATGTCATCTGACGAAGAATTGCATAGACGACATTGAATTTCTTGGATTGGGCAAGCTGGTGAAGGATAGTCGAATATGTCGAGGGGTTGTGATTATAGCCCCGCTGTGTCGAGGGGTTTCTTGAACTTGGGTTTTCTCTGCAATTCTTGGATTGGAGATGGAGAGGTGGTTTGGGTTGAAAGGTCTGGTTTTTGGGGGTGCTGGGCTTGAGATATTGGAGATTAGATATCCATGGAAGCAAAGACGAGAACGAAGAAGAGAACTGACGGTAGTGCTTGATATGAACTCTACTCGTAATTTGCACGCCAACTGTTTGATAAAACGGGTTACAAGAGGAGGCCGTCCAAAATCATTGAAGTAGCTAGGGATGACAGTGAGAGTGATCTTCACCAAGTTTAAACTGTAATTTACATTTCTAGAGTCCACACAATTTTGAGAAAACTAATTATTGGATGAGAACCCATCCACCTTGATTGTTTTCACATATCTATTGTATAGCCCTACTTGTTATAggagtgtgtttttttttttttttttttttaaatctttgtaTTCCCAAAGTTATGTCAAATTTGtaaattttaagttttcaatcaattttAAAGCTTTGTAACCTCACATTGGAATTTAGGATTTGGGAAGAAATTAACCAAGCAGGAAAATTATGACGTGAAAAGCATGTCTACAAAATTTGATCGCCAGTGGATATTCCTCATGGAAGACATTTGCCACAACATCAGATTAAGTTTTAAACCAATCAGATTTTCCCAGGTGGAGATACAGAACTTTAAGAAACTTATTAAAATTCATCTTAGTTCAGAACGAGGCAGAATATCAAGGAAGTATCACACCACAGGAACAAAACGAGGAAATATCTTGTTATTACACTAGGAATTTAATATAAAAGATAAGTCAACATTTTCAAGTTACAAAACAGAAACATATGCAATTCAAAATTACATtaaaagagaagagatgggGAGGGGGAGAGCGGATCAAGTTCTCGTACGAGCCTGGCCCAGCCCCGTACGGTGGATACCATTTGTGGTATCAGGAtcatacgagaatgattctgATATATCCACACCCAGAAGGGGGAGAACTGCATCCTTAAACTTTCAAGACATTAACGTGGATTATTCAAGAGGGATATCGAGGGAGAAGATGAAGACCTCTTTAACTTAGAGAAATTAGTGGTGCTACTATTGGACGAAGGTTGCGATGATGAAATTGAGAATGTAGAAGACATATTGATTGGAAGAGGGGATCCATATGTAGGCGTTGGCATCTTAGTTGGGAGAATGGGCAGTGGAGCATCAAATTGAAGAACATGAATAGCTTTTTCAATGGAAGGTCGGAGTTTGCAGTCTGGGTGAGCACACCATAGCCCAACGATCATCAAGCACTCTACTATTCGCTTGTCAAAATCCATACCTCGACTTGGATCAGCCGCTTCAAGATGCTTCTCTGTTCCATAGAGTTCCCAAACCCAGTTTACCAAACTCACTTCCCTTGGATCAGGTTTAGTCTCAACAGACTTTCTCCCACAAGCAATTTCCAAGAGAACAATGCCAAAGCTATAGATATCAGTCTCTTTGGTAGCCCTCCCAGTCNNNNNNNNNNNNNNNNNNNNCGGgttaactcggtagggtttccgaggtgacccggcgatgactcgccgccgttttttttttttttttttttttttttatgaaaatgaaaattttcaattttacccttaaaatacGCGTATGCGTTTAAAACACTTTTTAAACGGATTTTCTAACCGTTCCCCTTTTTTTCCACATTGTATAGTAGCATACGagaaaacgcgttttaaaagTACAAAAACGGCAACCGCGTTTTAAAGGCGTTTTTACTAACAATGGTCCCAACCCATTTTCCTGATTCTCCTGCCCAACCCAGAGGAAAAGATCCCCAACTCCAATCAATTTACCTCCCACCCATCCAGTGGGTGGACTTAGACATGCATCCCCAGGAGTTCGGATGCATGTCAAACTCCTCCAGCCTTTGGATGGGTGGGAAGTAAATGATTGGATGCCCAAGTAATTgaagaggagccggatcccaaCCTGGATAGACTGCTTATCCGTCTTGATATGTCATATGGAAGACATTTACCAAATCATCATCTGTTCATCTAGAAAGGAGCAAACACATCAGATTTCCCAGGCAGAGATACAGAACTCAAGAAACTTGTTGAAATTCATCTTACTTACCAAATTAAGATAGAAGGATCTCAGAACAGGGCAGAACATCAAGGAAGTATCATACCATAAGAACAAAACGAGGAAATATCCTGTCAATACGCTAAGAATTGAATACAAAAGTCATCTGAACACAATTTCAAGTTAAGAGGGAAATGAAAAGAGAAGACATGCAATTCAATGTTGCATTACATTTCTGCTTAACGTGGATTATTCAAGAGGGATATCGAGGGAGAAGATGAAGACCTCTTTAACTTTGAGAAATTAGTGGTGCTACTATTGGACGAAGGTTGCGATGATGAAATCGAGAATGTAGAAGACATATTGAATGGAAGAGGGGATCCATATGTAGGCGCTGGCATCTTAGTTGGGAGAATGGGCAGTGGAGCATCAAATTGAAGAACTTGAATAGCTTTTTCAATGGAAGGTCGGAGTTTGCAGTCTGGGTGAGCACACCATAGCCCAACGATCATCAAGCACTCTACTATTCGCTTGTCAAAATCCATACCTCGACTTGGATCAGCCGCTTCAAGATGCTTCTCTGTTCCATAGAGTTCCCAAACCCAGTTTACCAAACTCACTTCCCTTGGATCAGGCTTAATCTCAACAGACTTTCTCCCACAAGCAATTTCCAAGAGAACAATGCCAAAGCTATAGATATCAGTCTCTTTGGTAGCCCTCCCAGTCTGAAAATATTCAGGTGCCATATATCCCATGGTACCAGCTACACCAGTTGTTTGTGACACCATATTATTGCCTTCTATGGTACCAACTATAGTATTGATGGTTGCTTGTGACTCTTCCTCATGTTCCACAAGCCTAGCCAGACCGAAATCCCCAAGTTTAGCATTGAAACTGGTATCTAGAATTACGTTGCTGGATTTGATATCCCTGTGGACGATGCATTGTTCCCACCCTTCGTGCAAATATTGTAATGCAGAGGCTAAGTCGAGAGCTATCTTGTACCTCAAATCCCATGTCAAGGACCCTCTATTTCGAAATAGATGGAAATCAAGGCTTCCATTAGGCATGAATTCATACACAAGAAGTAGCTCTTTCTGTTGGTGGCACCAACCAATAAGTTGCACAAGCTTCCTATGCCGCAATCGACTAATGATCTTCACCTCCGATGCATATTCCTTTTTCCCTTGTTTAGACCCCTTAGAGATCCTCTTCACAGCAATATCCTTGTTGAGATCACTCAAGAAGCCTCTGTAAACACCTCCAAATCCTCCCTCTCCGAGCTTTTGTTCCTCATCAAAGTTCCTAGTTGCTCGAGCCAATTCAGCAAACGTGAACTCTCTAGGGCCTGTGGGCAGATCTAAGAGCACATCATCCTCTGCTTTTCTTTGTTGTTTCTTTCTCCGCCTGATaaaccaaaacaaacccaaGACAGTAATCATGGCCACAGCTCCACCCACAGACAATCCCACCACTATCCCGATATTGTTCGAATTGTTAATCTCCAAACTGGAACTGAAGACCAAACTGGAACTGAAGTCCCAGGAGTTGAGCTGATGTAGCTCGGCGGAAGATCCAGTGGATGAAGAGAACCCAACAAAGACATGTTCTGGAAGATATTCCTTGAGATCAACAATATAGTCAAGGCTACAGCTCCGACAATAAGAAGTAGCATTATGAGCAATACAACCAGTCAATACAACACTCAAATTTAGGGAAGTTGAATCATAAACAACCCAAGCCTCCCAGGGTGCACTATGTTTTCTCATGGAATACCAAAGATCAAAATCACATGAGGTATTGATTACAGATTTGACTGAAGAGATGTCGATACCAATGTGATTGTTATCTGGGTCCCATGAATTCTGATAACTATCGAACTCCACTGCAATGATTGAATTATTCGTTGGCATAAGAGGAGTGTTACCAGGTACTGTGTTGTTGAAAAGACCAAGACCACCACCTCCATTATAA
Protein-coding sequences here:
- the LOC122076208 gene encoding L-type lectin-domain containing receptor kinase IX.1-like, yielding MALIISSGNCNLLLFPKLCNYFILFQGSAVYCFLLLLLVLPPSTSVSFNFSSFNPSVFYNIIKTQGDASPSGSIIDLTRNRREQSVGNSVGGVYYNDPVQLWDMKTGNLTNFTTHFSFTIGNASTDCSNTCFGDGLAFFLAPNTSVIQDYNGGGGLGLFNNTVPGNTPLMPTNNSIIAVEFDSYQNSWDPDNNHIGIDISSVKSVINTSCDFDLWYSMRKHSAPWEAWVVYDSTSLNLSVVLTGCIAHNATSYCRSCSLDYIVDLKEYLPEHVFVGFSSSTGSSAELHQLNSWDFSSSLVFSSSLEINNSNNIGIVVGLSVGGAVAMITVLGLFWFIRRRKKQQRKAEDDVLLDLPTGPREFTFAELARATRNFDEEQKLGEGGFGGVYRGFLSDLNKDIAVKRISKGSKQGKKEYASEVKIISRLRHRKLVQLIGWCHQQKELLLVYEFMPNGSLDFHLFRNRGSLTWDLRYKIALDLASALQYLHEGWEQCIVHRDIKSSNVILDTSFNAKLGDFGLARLVEHEEESQATINTIVGTIEGNNMVSQTTGVAGTMGYMAPEYFQTGRATKETDIYSFGIVLLEIACGRKSVEIKPDPREVSLVNWVWELYGTEKHLEAADPSRGMDFDKRIVECLMIVGLWCAHPDCKLRPSIEKAIQVLQFDAPLPILPTKMPAPTYGSPLPFNMSSTFSISSSQPSSNSSTTNFSKLKRSSSSPSISLLNNPR